From a single Nicotiana tomentosiformis chromosome 2, ASM39032v3, whole genome shotgun sequence genomic region:
- the LOC104104613 gene encoding F-box protein At4g35930-like, with protein sequence MGKVSPKDGQCKIPKQKRQSKSTKSMYLRPGALAQLRYTKVSAAKCCTDLWKKKVVVRIADNANEEVVLPNNVNDESSMVLSPVRYCLGAVTSPMDLAKQNTLQMTPKTPGAVEGMSESRLESLPLDLLVKILCHLQHDQLKSVFHVSHKIRKAVILARQFHFNYTTPDRMRQDMLRTMTPLPVDHWPFASKGDGKSSWVHSPHTPQAPKHGARPPSRLKFTEMEQIAAVLFPESAFPSRCLVPSVIPKPLSKSLGSNRVLFYEDELCQAVSQNKLL encoded by the exons ATGGGGAAAGTGTCTCCTAAAGATGGGCAATGCAAAATTCCAAAACAGAAGAGGCAGTCAAAGAGTACCAAGAGCATGTATCTGAGACCAGGTGCTCTGGCACAGCTTCGGTACACCAAGGTTTCTGCTGCTAAATGTTGTACTGATCTTTGGAAGAAAAAAGTGGTGGTAAGGATTGCAGATAATGCTAATGAGGAAGTTGTACTTCCAAATAATGTTAATGATGAGAGTTCAATGGTTCTATCTCCTGTGAGATATTGTTTGGGTGCTGTGACTTCACCCATGGATTTAGCCAAGCAGAATACTTTGCAGATGACACCAAAGACACCCGGAGCTGTAGAAGGCATGTCGGAGTCAAGGCTTGAGTCACTTCCATTGGATTTGCTG GTTAAAATACTTTGCCACCTGCAACATGACCAACTAAAATCAGTTTTCCACGTCTCGCACAAGATCAGGAAGGCA GTAATTCTGGCAAGACAATTCCATTTCAATTATACTACTCCAGATAGAATGCGGCAAGATATGTTAAGAACCATGACTCCTCTCCCCGTTGATCACTGGCCATTTGCAAG CAAGGGGGATGGGAAAAGTTCATGGGTTCACAGTCCTCATACTCCTCAGGCTCCTAAGCATGGTGCCAGGCCCCCATCTCGTCTCAAGTTTACAGAGATGGAGCAAATTGCAGCTGTTCTTTTCCCTGAATCTGCATTTCCTTCAAGGTGTTTGGTGCCATCTGTTATACCAAAACCCCTTAGCAAGTCCTTGGGTTCTAATAGAGTTCTATTCTACGAGGATGAGCTATGCCAGGCTGTTTCTCAGAATAAACTTCTTTAG